One region of Culex pipiens pallens isolate TS chromosome 2, TS_CPP_V2, whole genome shotgun sequence genomic DNA includes:
- the LOC120414036 gene encoding fibrinogen-like protein A gives MASVNKLLLSLLVVLLGTSVLCIEELAETIDDPPKASFGLELMEEKMDNLQFSFMELFVHVKELGELFTNNQRTIEQNQLETNHLMNVLEDRLAANVSLITSYSKKILDYQTICANHDEIRKELSAMKSHPRGRLTAKTKSAPTIKSCQEANSPTSGIFNMAGINGGDSFDVFCELESFDGGWLVFQQRYNGSVDFYRNWMAYRNGFGDVGGEFWLGLEKIYQLTKEGTWELIVELRDFHDNYKYARYSEFALGNEREKYALSELGTYSGTAGDYLKYHKGMKFSTFDNENDVDDSKNCAEEFHGAWWFSNCYYTHLNGQHSDSDDTTAIKWPNSKSGLKFTRMMIRKV, from the exons ATGGCTTCAGTTAATAAGCTTTTGTTAAGTTTACTAGTAGTATTATTAGGAACATCAGTGTTATGTATCGAAGAGTTAGCGGAAACCATTGACGATCCTCCAAAAGCATCTTTTGGGCTTGAGCTGATGGAAGAGAAAATGGATAACTTGCAGTTTAG cTTTATGGAACTCTTTGTGCACGTCAAGGAGTTGGGTGAACTCTTTACCAACAATCAACGCACGATCGAGCAAAACCAGCTGGAGACTAATCATTTGATGAACGTCTTAGAAGATAGACTTGCTGCAAATGTTTCGCTTATCACAAGCTATTCCAA AAAAATTTTAGATTACCAAACCATTTGTGCCAACCACGATGAAATCAGAAAAGAGCTATCAGCAATGAAGTCACATCCCCGAGGTCGTCTCACCGCTAAAACCAAAAGTGCTCCCACTATAAAATCATGCCAAGAAGCAAACTCGCCGACATCGGGAATTTTCAATATGGCAGGAATAAATGGTGGAGACTCTTTCGATGTTTTTTGTGAACTGGAAAGTTTCGACGGTGGTTGGCTTGTGTTTCAGCAGAGATACAACGGTTCTGTGGATTTTTACAGAAATTGGATGGCGTACCGAAATGGGTTTGGAGACGTCGGCGGAGAGTTTTGGCTGGGTTTGGAAAAGATCTACCAGCTCACCAAGGAGGGCACGTGGGAGTTGATTGTGGAGCTGAGAGATTTTCATGATAACTACAAATACGCTCGGTATTCGGAGTTTGCTTTGGGCAATGAACGTGAAAAATATGCTCTATCAGAACTGGGGACGTACTCCGGTACCGCTGGAGATTACTTGAAATATCACAAGGGtatgaaattttcaacatttgatAACGAAAATGACGTTGATGACAGCAAAAATTGTGCAGAAGAATTTCACGGAGCCTGGTGGTTCTCAAATTGTTATTATAC GCATCTCAATGGTCAACACTCGGACTCAGATGACACAACAGCTAttaaatggccaaattcaaaaTCAGGGTTGAAGTTTACTAGAATGATGATTCGAAAAGTTTGA